The Alcaligenes faecalis sequence GTGCTCTGTCCAGTGCGCATGCCATGTTGAACAAGATCATGGACGACATTGAACTGGATGGAGATAGCCGTATGGAAGTGGCAGATTTGTTGATGAAGTAAGAAGCCGTTCGACTGGCTTCGGGAGCCCTTGGGGGCGCAGATAGGTATGTCCACCTAAGCCTGTATGAATATGGACTGCGTCCTTTTTTGGGCAGCCAGGGGCTGTTTTTGCTGACGCTCAGGGTTGGTTTGCCACCGTCAAAGCTTGTGTAATTTTGTCGTTGAGCTGATGCGGAGACATCAAATTGGTGGTGACCTGTGCCTTGGTGCGAATGATATAGGCGGTCGAGGGATTCAGATTAATGCAATACACTACCAGCGAGCCCGCCCCCATGGGGGCCGCGCCAATATAAACCCCTAACTGATCGCTGGCTGCCGAATCATTACGCTGGTGGTAGCCCTCCCCCGCGGCTGCCTGTTTGACTGTATCCAGACACTGAGCCACGTTTAAACGGGAGATGGAACGCTGTTCTGCCTCCAGCTCCAACGGCATCAGTTCCTGAGCCTGTACCGCCCAAGCGCCATGAAGCAAAGCTGCCATCAAAACCCACTTGTTGAGTGTGTGCATGATGCCCTCCCGCAGGAGACAATGGAGCGTTCAGCATAGTCCCGATTGATCAGGGCAGGCTTTGATAGTGCTTAATTCAGGAACGAATATCGGGTTTTTACTGAGGTGGGGCCTGCTGGTAGCAGCCTGAATAGAGTAAGTATGCGGCCATCAGTGCACGGTCTGTTTTACGTCTTTTTTCTTTTAGCCAGGACTCTGGGCCTTAGTTCTTCTGCTTTGGGGCTGGTAGCTTTCCAGTTTGCTTCAGCAGTTTCTTTTCTTCTGTTTTGACGCGACGCTCCAGTTTTTTAATATCTTCCTCGGCAGGGAGCTGTTCAGGCCGGATACCGCGCTGACCCAGCATATCGCGCACGCTGCGGTTGTTTTGCTCATGCTCATGGGTGATCAACGTTTCACCATGCAGTTGCTCTTGCGTGACGTTGTGGTTCGTCATTTCCGTGGCAAGGTTCTTGGCGGCAATGGTTAGTGTAGGTAGAAAGTCAGCCAAGGGGCGGGTTTGAGTAATACCGTAGCGGTCTTTCATCATCTGGGTGGTGTGCCCACCAAATAGCGCCGCATCCCCTTTGGATCGGATGCGGCCAAAGCCTTTGTCGTCTACCCCATGTTCATAGAGGTTTTGCGATAGCGTCCTTTCGGACTCGCGAAGGCGTTCGCGGGCATCCAACCTGGCCTGCAGACGCATACGGTCTTCAATCAGCTCTTGCTTGCGGGTCTGGATGGCGAAGTAGCTTTGAGCAAAGGCAATGGCCGGCTTGCGTGGGTCGCCGTTCTGGGCGATGAGGTAGCAAGCATAGCGGGTGAGCATGATGTCTTCTATCGAACGATCTGCACCGCTGCCAATCTGGACCATTTTCGTGACGCCACGAAAATGGTCTCCTTCTTCGTACCCCGTTGTTTTACAAGACTCTACTGCCCTATCTATCGCTGTCTTGAAGTTCTCCCAGCGCACATAGCCCAAGGGTTCCATCAAGTCGCGGGCGAACCAGAACTCCACGCCCTCTTCTGGGATGGTGTGGCTCAAGCCGTCGAACTGATTTGTTAGCTGCTTAATGTCTTGAGATTCCACTTGATGTCTCCGGGTTGTATGACACTTGCCATCACGTCGCCAAAAGCCTTGTCTGGTTCTGGGGCCAGTGCGATGAGACACCGAGGACGTTCAGGCCTGCATCACTTCCCAATACAAAAACTGGAGAAAATCTCTCCCAGCAAATCATCGCTGCTGAACTCGCCGGTAATTGAACACAGATCCAGATGTGCCAGGCGCAGTTCTTCGGCAAACAGATCCAGCACCTGATCGCTGTGCGTGGCGTGTTCTGCGGCCAAGCCCAGGTGGTACTCCGCGCGCTCCAGGGCCCGCAGGTGTCGTTCTCGTGCCAGCCAGGGGGATTCACTGCCGGGGTTCCAGCCGGCGATATCCAGCAAGGTGCGGCGCAAGCTGTCCAGACCGATATCCTTACGGGCGGAAATTGGCAGCACGGTGGCGCCACTCTCTTGTGCGGGTAAGGCAGCCTGTTGTTCATCTGTCAGCAAGTCTATCTTGTTATAGACGCGCAGCACGGGTACATGGGATGGCAGGCGAGTGGTAATGGCACTGTCCAGCTCGTCTTGCGGGTGGCGAGCATCGAGCAGGTGCACGATTACGTTGGCTTTGGCGATTTCGTCCCAGGTACGGGCAATACCGATGCGCTCTACGGTGTCCTCGGTGTCACGGAGACCTGCGGTATCCACGATGTGTAGCGGGATACCGTCAATGTGGATCAACTGCATGACGCGGTCGCGGGTGGTGCCGGCGATGTCGGTCACGATAGCCACGTCTTCACCAGCCAGTGCGTTGAGCAGGCTGGATTTGCCCACATTGGGCTGGCCTGCCAGTACAACGTGCAGGCCCTCGCGCAAAATCGCCCCCTGACGCGAATGCTGCAAGATGCGTTCCAGCTCGTCCTGTATGCCTTGCAGGGTGGCTGCCGCCTGGTACTTTTCCAGGAAGTCGATTTCTTCTTCGGGGAAATCCAACGTGGCTTCCACCAGCATGCGCAGGTGAATGATGCGGTCGGCCAGGGCGTTGACCTTATTGGAAAACACGCCGGATAAGGAAGCCACGGCACTGCGGGCAGCGGCTTCTGAAGAGGCGTCGATCAGGTCTGCCACGGCTTCGGCCTGGGCCAGGTCCAGCCTGTCATTCAGGAAGGCGCGCTGGGTGAACTCTCCCGGCTCGGCCAGGCGCAGGCCTTGATCTTTACCTGCTTCCAGGCAGCGATCCAGCAGGCGGCGCAGAACAGCCGGGCCGCCGTGACCTTGCAGTTCCAGCACGTCTTCGCCGGTATAGGAATGCGGGCCTTTAAAGAACAGCGCAATGCCCTCGTCGATTGCCTCGCCTTGTGCATCCTTGAAGGGCAAAAAGTGGGCATGGCGTGCTTGCAGCGTGCGGCCAAACAGGGTCTGGATCAGAGCATCAAGCTCCTTGCCGGAGACACGGATAACACCAATACCACCCCGGCCGGGGGCGGTGGCAATAGCCACAATAGGGGAAGAACTGGACATGGGCAGATCGATCAAAGAGGCGGAACAGAGCCGTATTGTAATGGAGCAGGTGGATGGTTCGAGCTTGGGGGGTAAGCCTTGTTGGTATCTGAAACGCTTGTATTTATGTACTTGTAGCCTAGGATCTTGATAATCAGGCAATCAGGCAATCAGGCAATCAGACAGAGGTCTGAACTGTCGAGCAGGGGCCAAGGTAAACAACAAACCAGAAGCCTCATAAAAACGGTTGAAGCTAGCCGTTTGTGCCCCTTGCAATTAGTGATGGTTCACACAAACCACCAGAATCTCCACGCTTTCTCCGTGCTCGCACAGATAAAGATGGCCCAGATTGCTTTTGAAGTAGATGCTGTCACGCGCTTGCAGTACATGCCGGCGGCCGTCCTGGAACTGCATGGTCAACTGCCCTTCAATCACAAAAATGAACTCTTCGCCTTCGTGCTGGCTGAAGTCGCTGGCATCGCGCGGTTGACCGGCCAGCACGCGCCCGTGCATGGGCGTCATTTTTTTGTTGATCCATTCTGAGGCCAACATACCGTACTCATAGCGGTGAGCATGGTAGGTCACGGTGCTAGAAGCCCGTCCTACCAGAATGTCCATGCCGGACTCGTTCTGATCACGGGGCGTCTTGAACAGGTCGGACAAATCCATTTTCAAGGCTCGGCTGACGGCCAGGAACTTCTCGTAGCTCAAGCCAATCAGACCGCGTTCTGCCTTGGACAGGGTGGACAAAGATACATTGGATAAGCGTGCCAACATGAGCAGGGTCAGGCCCTGACGCTTGCGTTCATCACGTATGCGCGCCCCCATGGCTGTTTTGCTTAATAAATTGGGGGCGGTGTTAGCCAAGTCTTTTGTCATAACCTAAAGAAGTAATAAACAACATTCTTATAAATATTATTGATTTTCTTATAAGAAAACTCTGTCCTATTGTATAGAACTACACGCTTTACGTTGGGAGAAAGAAGGCATGACTGCGTTATTTGATCCTACTGCTTATCCCTCTACCTCGGTGGAATGGGTAAAAAAACTGATTGCTTATGATACGACAAGCCGGGAATCGAACCTGGAACTGATTCACGACGTACAGGCCTATTTGCAGCAGCAAGGTCTGCAAACCGTGCTGACACATGATGCCAGCGGCCGCAAGGCCAATCTGTTCGCCACGATTCCGGCAGCCGATGGCTCACGGACTGGTGGCATTGTTCTGTCTGGCCATACCGATGTGGTGCCCGTCGATGGTCAGAGCTGGAGCAGCGACCCGTTCAAGGCCCAGGTCCGTGACGATCGCCTGTATGGCCGTGGCACTTGTGACATGAAAGGCTTTGTCGGTGTGACCTTGCAATTGGTTCCTGAAATGTTGGCGACCAAGCTGGCCAAACCCATCCACCTGGCTTACTCCTACGACGAAGAAGTCGGTTGTGTCGGCGCGCCCGTCATGATTGATGATCTGGTTCGTCGTGGCGTGAAACCCGAAGGCTGCGTGGTGGGTGAACCCACCAGCATGCGCACCATCGTGGCGCATAAAGGCATTAACGCTTATCGCTGCCGCGTACATGGTCATGCCGCTCATTCCTCGCTGACCCCCAAGGGTGTGAACGCGATTGAACATGCGGCACGCATCATTACCGCCATCCGTGATCTGGCCGACGACTACAAGAGCATGGGTCCTTACGATCACGATTTCGATGTGCCCTTCACCACCTTGCAGACCAGCATGATTCGGGGCGGCATCGCCTTGAATACGGTGCCTGATCTGTGCGAATTCGAGTTTGAATACCGCAATCTGCCCGGTGTGGATCCCGAGCCGATCTTGCAAGAAATCCGCGAATTTATCGATATGAAGGTCCTGCCCGCCATGCGCCGCGAGCATCCCGATGCTGCGGTGGAGCTGGAAAAGCTGGCCAGCGCCCC is a genomic window containing:
- a CDS encoding DUF6180 family protein, which gives rise to MHTLNKWVLMAALLHGAWAVQAQELMPLELEAEQRSISRLNVAQCLDTVKQAAAGEGYHQRNDSAASDQLGVYIGAAPMGAGSLVVYCINLNPSTAYIIRTKAQVTTNLMSPHQLNDKITQALTVANQP
- the dinD gene encoding DNA damage-inducible protein D; amino-acid sequence: MESQDIKQLTNQFDGLSHTIPEEGVEFWFARDLMEPLGYVRWENFKTAIDRAVESCKTTGYEEGDHFRGVTKMVQIGSGADRSIEDIMLTRYACYLIAQNGDPRKPAIAFAQSYFAIQTRKQELIEDRMRLQARLDARERLRESERTLSQNLYEHGVDDKGFGRIRSKGDAALFGGHTTQMMKDRYGITQTRPLADFLPTLTIAAKNLATEMTNHNVTQEQLHGETLITHEHEQNNRSVRDMLGQRGIRPEQLPAEEDIKKLERRVKTEEKKLLKQTGKLPAPKQKN
- the mnmE gene encoding tRNA uridine-5-carboxymethylaminomethyl(34) synthesis GTPase MnmE, whose amino-acid sequence is MSSSSPIVAIATAPGRGGIGVIRVSGKELDALIQTLFGRTLQARHAHFLPFKDAQGEAIDEGIALFFKGPHSYTGEDVLELQGHGGPAVLRRLLDRCLEAGKDQGLRLAEPGEFTQRAFLNDRLDLAQAEAVADLIDASSEAAARSAVASLSGVFSNKVNALADRIIHLRMLVEATLDFPEEEIDFLEKYQAAATLQGIQDELERILQHSRQGAILREGLHVVLAGQPNVGKSSLLNALAGEDVAIVTDIAGTTRDRVMQLIHIDGIPLHIVDTAGLRDTEDTVERIGIARTWDEIAKANVIVHLLDARHPQDELDSAITTRLPSHVPVLRVYNKIDLLTDEQQAALPAQESGATVLPISARKDIGLDSLRRTLLDIAGWNPGSESPWLARERHLRALERAEYHLGLAAEHATHSDQVLDLFAEELRLAHLDLCSITGEFSSDDLLGEIFSSFCIGK
- a CDS encoding helix-turn-helix domain-containing protein; amino-acid sequence: MTKDLANTAPNLLSKTAMGARIRDERKRQGLTLLMLARLSNVSLSTLSKAERGLIGLSYEKFLAVSRALKMDLSDLFKTPRDQNESGMDILVGRASSTVTYHAHRYEYGMLASEWINKKMTPMHGRVLAGQPRDASDFSQHEGEEFIFVIEGQLTMQFQDGRRHVLQARDSIYFKSNLGHLYLCEHGESVEILVVCVNHH
- the argE gene encoding acetylornithine deacetylase, whose translation is MTALFDPTAYPSTSVEWVKKLIAYDTTSRESNLELIHDVQAYLQQQGLQTVLTHDASGRKANLFATIPAADGSRTGGIVLSGHTDVVPVDGQSWSSDPFKAQVRDDRLYGRGTCDMKGFVGVTLQLVPEMLATKLAKPIHLAYSYDEEVGCVGAPVMIDDLVRRGVKPEGCVVGEPTSMRTIVAHKGINAYRCRVHGHAAHSSLTPKGVNAIEHAARIITAIRDLADDYKSMGPYDHDFDVPFTTLQTSMIRGGIALNTVPDLCEFEFEYRNLPGVDPEPILQEIREFIDMKVLPAMRREHPDAAVELEKLASAPGLNPEEQAAITKLVRELTRDDTVRKVAYGTEAGLFQQAGIPSIICGPGNIEQAHRPDEYVELAQLEQCEQFLRALIRSQAVAA